A part of Astyanax mexicanus isolate ESR-SI-001 chromosome 2, AstMex3_surface, whole genome shotgun sequence genomic DNA contains:
- the LOC125799041 gene encoding small integral membrane protein 32-like yields MLRQVLLNSTAAARGLDAMSHTHAPPPLNVSLHAPVSVSALLKPSGRGGGAGGGGAGGLREGEYSKPDLATYVVMCLVLFLLVLLIVLFINCQLRNSFFASMPYDRSLREARSSYK; encoded by the coding sequence ATGCTCCGCCAAGTGCTCCTGAACTCCACGGCGGCGGCGCGCGGCTTGGACGCGATGAGCCACACGCACGCGCCGCCGCCGCTCAACGTCTCCCTGCACGCGCCCGTGAGCGTGTCCGCGCTGCTGAAGCCCTCGGGGCGCGGCGGCGGCGCAGGAGGAGGGGGCGCGGGGGGGCTGCGCGAGGGCGAGTATAGCAAGCCAGACCTGGCCACGTACGTGGTGATGTGCCTCGTGCTCTTCCTGCTCGTGCTGCTCATCGTGCTCTTCATCAACTGTCAGCTCCGCAACTCCTTCTTCGCTTCCATGCCTTACGACCGTTCCCTGCGCGAGGCCCGCAGCTCCTATAAGTGA